In Rhea pennata isolate bPtePen1 chromosome 13, bPtePen1.pri, whole genome shotgun sequence, the DNA window CCGGGAACCGGCAGAAGCTTCCCCAGTTTTCAAAAGGCACCAATTTTGGTTTGCGTTTCAGTTACGGCTGGTACAGTAGCAAAACCCGAGACATGAAATGGCAAAGGTTAGATCCCCCCTTCCCAACCCCAGCCCACCCCTGAACCCTCTCCCCTGTCAGTCTGGGACCCTACAGACACcccctggcagctgctggcacACAGCAGGACACAGCACAACGGgctcctctctctgctgctgttacCCAGCATGGTTTTCCGTCTCTGCCGCGAAGACGGCTTCCACACCGTTAAGAACCGCTGCCCAGTGTGCCAGACGAGACCGCTCAGGAGTCCCCCGGAGACGGGAGCAGCCACAGCATCACCCCGAACTGCTGGGCACAGCCCTCTGTGCAGCCTCAGCTTGAGTCAAGTGAACGGCGTGGGACATGGTCCCATCGCTCCCAGCCAGGACCCCCCACCCCGGCAGCGCAGGTGTTGGGTGGAGAGGGGacagcagggaaggaaaggcCATGAATTTATCTCCCAGCTTTGCTTCATTGCGGGCACAGCGCTAAAACTGATCTTGTCCTCTGTCTGGAGAGGGGAAGAACAGGAAGGGGGGAATTCGCCGCAGCCCATTACCCTTTTATCAGCGGAGCCCCAGGCCCCCGGTGCGCATATGAGTCTCTATCTATATACAGGTCCGTTCACACCGGGCAGAGACTTGTTGAGGGGGGCACATGTCTGAGGACAGCAGGAGGGCCACAGAGAGAGGACAACAGCATGGGGCCATCACATGGCTGCCAGCTGGCCCAGCACCATCCTGAATTGCTGTGTGCTGTTGGCAAGGTCTTTGACACGCTCCACCATGTCCTTGGAGGCTGCGGGTGAGGGGTAATGGAGAGCGGCTGCCTTTGTGGTCACCACAATCTCTTTGAGCATCTCGCAGAGGAGGTTGCTGTAGTGTGTGACCTTGTGCCGGACGTCCTGGGCTTTAGCCTGACGAGACAGCGTGTCACCGATGAAGACAAGCTTGTGGGCACTGAGGATGACAAACTTGCTGTGGGCCACAAAGATCTTGGGGGGCTGGTTGGTGCTGACAGCAGTGAAGAAGGCGTCGACGGCATTGGTGAGAGTGGTGAGGTTGGCCTCGCACTGCTCCAAGTAGAAGAGGAGGAGCTGGCGGTCTGCAGGACAcagggccccgccgccccgcgccgagccGTAGTGCTGTGGGGGGCTCCAGTTGGACAGGTCATTGTCGATGGGGCGCGTCACCTCCTGCTCCAGGCGCTCAAACTGCTTTAGCTGTGGGAGGGATGGGGGTGAGGGAGCATGGCCAGGGCAGGATGGCCTTCAAACCACTGCCCCGTCTTCTGGGGCTGCTCCTTCCTTCCAAGGAAGGAGACCTGGCTTCACTGCGGCTGCCAACACGGGAGCCAAGCGCAATAGCCAGGCAGCCCCAAGGTGCCCAGCCGTGCCCCAGGGGAACCAGGCACAGGAGAGTGTCAGCCCCCAAGGCAGACGACGGCTACAGGGGGAGCAGGAGCTGAAGCTCACTGGACCCTCTGAACTAGGGACCCCAGTAAgctgtgcccagggccaggcagggCAGAAATGCCTGCCCACCCCAGCTCCATTACCTGCTGGTGCTCCAGCTGGTCTTTGCTCTGCCGGATGATGttgcctttctccagcagctccttctGGGTCTTCTCAAACTCCTCCTTGCCCTGAAAGAAAGGGCATGACATGGGGCAAGCAATACAAACCTCACCAGGAACGAGCCCCTGCCAATCCCAGGATGACCCTGACTCCCTCGACCCTCAAAAAAGGAGGGTAAAAGCAAGACCTGGGAACACTAGCCACGTGTGCACCAGCTGGCGTGCTGGGCCCAGACAGAATTGCCACTGCAGTCAGGGCAGGGCAGCCTGGTACCCCTGCACCAGGCCATGGGAAGCCACAGAGACAAAACCCACCCACAGCAACACAGGGAACCAAGCCTGATCTCGCCCTGTTTGTGCCCTGCCATTGCATCCCCCTTCCTGTGCCCACCTGGAGATGGACATAGTCGTAATCTTCCATCCAGCCGCTCTCGTTGTTCTCGTACGGCCCATCGGGTGACTCCTGCGCCAGCAGCTTGGGTGGGGAGGGCAAGGGCCGCGACTGGATGCTACTGGCTTTGTCGGAGGGGTGAGCAGGCCCGTGGCTGTTGCCCTCCGATGCCTGCTTTGTCCGTTTGAAGAGGAGGGAGGCATTGCCGTGCAGGAAGGAGGCCAGCTGCTTAGTATCATCAGGCACGCCGCGTGAGTACATAATGAAGAGCTCCAAATCATCGGTGCCCGCCTTGCCACTGACCAAAGCATTAGGGGCCCAGTGGCAACTGTCCAGAGCTTGGCTATGCCGTGCCAGGGCCTGGTACACCTCCTCcatcttctgcagctgcttgctgAGCTTGGTGTAGAGGGAGCGGTCCGAGGCCTGCGCAGCATTGCCCACTGCCCCCCGGGCAAACTCCAGCAGGTCCCGCAGGGCTGTCTGGACGCCCTCAGCCGCCGTATGGATGCTGGCAGCATTTGCCTCCATGTGCTCAGGGCTGCGCCAGTTGGTGCTGATAAAGGACATGAGGTAAGAGACGGCGCCGCTGACGCCGTGCTGGAGTTTGGCCAGCATCTCCATGGCAGCGTCCAAGTCCAAGGAGAACTCCTTGCCGGCCCCCTTGGCCGGCTCCTTCACAGGCACCACATCTAATGAGGATGTGGAGATATTGCTGCGAGTGCTGCCTGTGCTGGAGGCTGAGAGACGCTTGGTGTCAGTGGCCTTGGCCTCACGGTCCACTTGCGGTGGGACATCATAGATGTACTCACCCTCGGTGTCCACCGAGCCTTTGCCTGGGGCATGCAGGTCCCGGGGCACGTCATACACCTCCTGGGAGCTGAAGGCCGACCCCCCCAGCTTCTTGAGGCTAGGGGGCACATCGTAGATCTCATGGGAGAGCGATGGCTCGGGCACGCCTTTCCCAGCCACCGGTGGCACATCATAGACGTCCTCTGGCAAGTAGGGTTCCTGCTGCGTGAGGATGAGGGGGTGTCTGGAGGGGTCGAAGGCCTTCTGCTTGGCAAAGGCAGGTGGCACGTCGTAAGTCTCCTCCCGCACAGGGCCATCCGGCACATCCTTGCTCACGGAGGGCGGGATGTCGTATACCTGCAAAGGCACCGTCAGTGCCGCCCAGGCTCCACACGCTGCCACACCAGCCCCGCGGCTGCCCGCAGCGCTGCCTGGTGCCACGTGGTCTGCATGCGGGTGGGTACACGGGGATGAGACAGCGCCGCACACGCAGGGCCCTGCATGCACGTGTATACCCGTGGAGAGCCTCGCATGGGAGAGCCATGCGCAGGCGCGCGCGCGTAGGTGCAGCCAGGCACACAGGAGCACCGCATGTGCAGGAGGGAGGCTGAGTCGTCTGCAGGCCTCAGGCTTAGGCTGCACCATGGTGCAATTTAGCAGCCACGTTTGAGTGGGCAAGATGTGCAACAGGCTAGGGGCACGGGGAAGGGAGCGCACACCCCATGGGTGTCCCTTCTGCTGGGCAGGCTGGCATGGCTGTACCGCTGAGGCCGCATGTCTCATTTGGTGgtccagcagccccagggcagaCGGGCTTCCTAGCAGCACTTACGGTTTGGTGCAGACTTTTCTCCACACTGGGAGGCACATCGTAGATCTCTTGCCCTGGGTCCTGCCCATTGGGACCCTTCACTGCCATGGGGGGAGTGTCGTACACCTGGGGGAGGACAAGCAAGGGAGTCAGGAATAGCATGGCCCCACCTCATCCCAGGGGAGCAAGGACCTGCTTGGAAGGACGGAGGTACCAGAAGAAGCCCAGAGGATCCCATCTCATTAATGTGCTCAGCCTTAGGCCTAATTCCCGCAGGTATGGATCCCATACTGTACCAGAGCATCTCCTCCTGCTCTGGGGGTAGATACAGGCAGCCAACCAGCCCCACTATCCTGCAGGGACTCACCTCCTGGCTAAACTGGCTTGTAAGCCCTCCGCGGACAGGCGGCACGTCGTAGATCTCCTGGGAGCCCGACGATAGGAGGTGGCGAGGAAAGTCATATTCATCCTGCTCACCCTTGGGAGAGTCGTAGATGTACACCTGCCCCACACGGGTGGGCACCAGTACCTGCAGAGTGGAAAAAGGGCTGAGATAGGCACTGCTGAGAGCTGCCTTGAACAGCTGTCCTGGGTCACTGCCAggctcccttccccctccccatctGTGCCCATCATGGCCCCAAAAGCAAGGGCTGGGAAATGCCAAGTGGGCAACGGGTACCTGAAAGGACCCAGTTCAGCTCAGGTGTCCACCAGCATGACACCCATGCATGGCCAACTGTTCTAGCTCCCAACCCTGAGATCCCTTTTGGTGGCCTCCCCAGTTCTGGGCAAGACTCGCCATGCCCTGGTTTCCCACCCAGCCTCATGGGGAGGATGACAGACATTCATCTCAGCAGGAAGAGCCAAGGCCAGTGTGAACCACAGCCCTGCAGGCATCTGGCTGTAACCATGAGAAAGGGCAGGCTGGAGACCCTCTCCTGCCACTCTGCTGTACCCATGTGCCCCAGCCAACGGGTAGGGGCACGTGGCAGGGTCCCAGAGACCTCAGCCTGGCCATCCCCTTCCCTGGGCACCAAATgatcataggatcagtaaggttggaagggacctctggagatcttctagtccaacctccctgctcagcagggtcacctagagcatgttagacacaGCAGTTGGGTTCAGCGTTCCTGAGACAAAGAGGATCAACCCTTGCCCCAGACGCTGATGCCAAGGCCCAGCAGGGGGCTCGAGGACAGGTGCCAGGCGAGGAGGTGCATGACGAGGCTGCCCGGCACCATGCAGTGCGTGCCCACGGGAGGGCGCTGCCTGGCCACGCGTGCCACGGCGGGCTGCGCGCTGTCGCCGCGCTCCGCAGCGACGCCAGGGACGGAGATGATATCACCGGTTATTTATAGCAGCAAGCCTCGGCAGGGCCTCGGCGAGAGACAAAGCCCAGGCGGCACGGCCGGGCTGTGCAGATGGGAATGGCCCTGTGGGCACGCGCGGCCTGGAGATCTGCCAGGGCCTGTAGGGTATTGGCAGATCCCTCCCCACAGCTTGGTGCCCGCTGCAACACCACACCACAAACAGCGTAGGCTCTTGACCTCCACTGCATCTACCACTGCGCCACGTGCGATGCCAGCAATGAATCCTGCCTCGGCTGGGGACGCTCAGCACCGCTGGGTGGCGGGCATTCCCTTGGCAGGGATTCAGGAGCAGCGTGGGGTGGCCAGCTGGGCTTCTGGGTGCTGGTAGCACCAGGTGGCTGCGACCAGTGACAGAGAGGTGGTGACGCTGTGGTGGTAGGGACACCCTGGCGTGCCAGGCAGCGCAGAGGATAGCACACCATCACCCCAGAGGGGCACGTGAGGGCACGTAACACACCCGCACCATGCCAGGAGAAGGCAAGGCaagctgccaggctgcagcacacGATAGCAGCGGGCATATAACCAAATCCAGAGGGTTCAGGCATCCTGCTCAGTTGGCACCACAGGGCAAGAAGGGCTGAAAAACCTGCAAAGGGGAGAGGTACTGGCCAGGTCTTCCTGGCATGGGATAGCTAGAGGAGCACTGGTGCATCCAGGATGCTCCAGGGAGTGAGATGGTTCTCCTGGTTGGCAGTCACAGGCAGATGGCCCCCCCGGCACTGGTACCCGGGCCACTGCACATCTgggagcagccagctctgcccaaCCTTGACCTGTACCCAAGTGCCATCCTGCTCACATGCTGACTGCAGGCTACTGCCAGCGCCCTGTGTGCTGGGGAGAGACTCCCAGGGCTTGCTGGGGCTGCCTGCCCGGCTGAGCGCCCAGGCCGTGAGTCACGGGCTTTGGCAGTCCCTCTCACGGGCTCGTTCCCAGCAGCGAGTCAGGAGGAAGTGCCATCTTCCTGGAAAGCACACTGCGGCGCTGTCTGCGTGCTGGCGAAGGCACCTCACTCCTTTCCCCGGTGAACAGAAAGCTTGCGTACGGGGGCAGAAGCTGAGCTGGGAAGGAACCAGGCGTGCGGGCTCCAGGCTCTAAGCCGCTCtaggcagggccaggctgcaaTGCACAAGGAGGATGTACCTTCTTCTCCGGACACAGGGCGCTCAAGCAGCACGGGAGCGAGGTGGATGTGGCAGCAGGCAACAGATGAGGTGTGGCAGCAGGATCCTCCCATTGCTCACGGCCTCACTCCAGCCAGCCCCAGGGAGGAGCCGGAAGGCAGCACCAAGGGCATCGCGCCCAGCAGTCAGGGAGAGGCTCTGGGGACGGACTGGCATGTGGCTCACCTGTGCTTGCTGCTTGCCCGGGTGGGCTTGGTGGCAAACCCAACAGCAGCTCCTATACACTCCCTGGCAGAGCTGACATGCTGGCACAGCACACTAGCCCCTGCCCTTGTCCCTATCCACCCGTGTCCCTGAGAGGAAACGCCTGGAGTGACAGGCATTGGCGTCCAGCCGAGGAGCCTGAATAAACAGCTCAGCACCTGCTGAGTACCATAGGTACCTCTGTGTCCTAGATGTGGAACTAGATCAAGGGGTGGAGGGGGATCTCTAACCAACTCTTCATTTATTCACATGGGCAGAGCCTAGCGCCCTCAAATCTGTCCCACAAACAGCTGACATGCCCTAGATGATGTCCACAGAGCCCCCACAAACAGGCACCACTGAGAGACCAAGAGGACCTGAGAGCCAAATGCTGTGCCAGGCGTGAGACAAATAGTCCATACCAACCAGGGCACTGCAGCCAGAGCAGGGACTCCCGCTGCATCTGCCCCTGCCACTAGACCAGCAAACGGTGAGCCTGTAGCCAAAGTGATGGGCGTAAGACACCAACCCAGTCCAAGAGACAGCAACAGGTACGGATGCCTGATAAAGGAGCCCAGCTGCCCTGGCATTCACTTGGCATTGCGGACCACAGAAAAACCAGAGCCCCATCAATCCCCACTCACATCCCCACCACTCCTCATACCCTCCTAAGGCACGACCTAGAACCCCATCCTACCTTCCCCTGGGTCTTGTGCCCGTCCCGGCTTCTCATGTCCAACGATGGGGGCACCTGGTAGATCTCTTGAGCCAGACTGACTGAGGGAGGAACTTGGTATATATCCTGGGGAGGGCTGGCAGAGCCCACCGGGTATGTGTCTGCCACTTGgctcagggatggaggcaccTGGTAGATCTCCTGGCCGGGGCTGGGGAAGGCATGGGAAGGAGTCTGCTTCGGGTAGGTGGACGATTGCTTAGCTGGAGCAGGCGGGAACTGTCCAGTGGGCGCCGAGCCCGAGTAGTGGCCCTGCTGCCCTTTGCTGGGGACCGGCATCAGGTAGACGTTGTCCCCTTGGGGTGGGTAGGCAGGGTGCATGGGGGTGTACTGAGATGCAGGCGAGAGAGCGGTGTAGCCCCCTTGGTGGTGATAAGGTAGAGCAGTCTGGGGCGCTGGAGGCTGTGGCTGGGGTGGCGCTTGCCCCTGTCCCGGGCCAGAtgcttgctgttgctgctgctgtttcttgtCGTACATGCCCACCAGGATCTTGAGGCGGTTGCCGGGCACAATGCCCTGACGGCCATGGAGGGAGCAGAGCCACCAGCCATCCAACCCCTGCGTGTTGCGTTCCAGCACCGTCATGATGTCGCCCTTGCGGAAGGAAAGCTCGTCCGGGGACTCGGCCACATTGTCGTACAGCGCCTTGGCCAGCACGTTCTGCAAGAGAATTGCATGGGGGCATGTGAGCCAGCACTACTGCGAGCCCCTGCCGGGGACGCCCTGCCCACCCAAAATCCCCACAGCTGGAGCCGGGCGATGCCTCAGCCTGTCCCAAACTGGGAAGAGGGTGCTGGTAAATAGGACTCCTGGTCCTCACCACTCCCCAGAGGCAGCTCATGCCTGTTGCTGTCCCAGAGGCCACACAAGCCTGGTGGTCCTGGTCAGGAGCCCCCAGGGCTCAACAAGGGGCATAGGCAGACGTGCAAGCCCCAAcgcccccttctcctccctgttAAGTCCTCGTTGAGAGGACTTTTAAAGGCTCTGGTTTCTCCTGATCACACTGAGAGGGTGAATCTTGAGTCATGCCATCAGCCAAGGATCATGCCCAGAAGATCTCAGCAGTGCCCCAAAGCCAGGCTAAAGTCTGCGGGAAAAGTCTTCCTGAATGCCATTGCTTCTTTTGCCCACCCTCAGGTGTCTTGAGCTGGCCAGGAGGGATAAGCATGGAGAAGGGGTGCCCAGCTGCATGGTGTGCATGTGGGGAGTAACCTCACGCTCTCCCGCACTGctgggttccccccccccccactcctcccagtgcccaaggcagaagcagcaggatcCTGCTGGGAAAATATCCCTAACACAGCTCTGGCTGACTTTTCGTCCCCACTCCAGTTCACCACATCCTTCCCGATGGTAATGCTCAGAAGGGACATGCTGGACCCTTCTGCATCCTGCTCCAGTTTGGGGAcctcctctgcctttccctccccttcccgcTTGGGCAGGAAGTGCCAGGGCAGTGAGTCAGCCACAGCCGGGAGAATTCCCCATGCCGGCGCAGGCGGAGGGTGCGCGAAGGCCGTCCGCAGTGCGTttcccgcccgcccgccccatCCCTCTCCAGCGGGCACAGGGCCTGCAGCGCACCCGGCCAGCTCCCGGCCAGCACTGCGGCGCCGGGGCACAGGGCCTTGGGACACGGAGGGCAGGCGAACAGGCCAGGCGCTCGGTCCTTTCGCAGAAGCACAGGACTGGTGGCGCTGGCTGTCACCGCAGCAGACGCAGGGCGAGCGGGATGCTACAACCCTGCTTGCCCACAGCCCCACTgcgcaccagccacagcacagatGCGTTTGCAAGAGCTCGCAGAAGGCAACCGCCGCCCGACTGCCCCGGGCACTGCACGCGCGGCTGCTTTCCAACCACCGCTGCTCGAGCGTGCCCAGCCAGCACCGGCTTGCTTCCTCCGAGCGACGGGGTGGAGCGTGCGGGGATTTACCAGTGCCACAGCAGCCCAGCTGGAGGCTCGTGCGACTGGCCACGAGCTGCCCCAGCCTCACAAGACCACGTGAGAGAGCAGACAGCGGAGCTCCATCCCAGCAGCCACACGTGCCGGGTTCCTGGTCTCCCCACGCTGGAGGTGCCTGGCAGGAAGCCTTCTGTGCTCCGCTCCAGAGCCAGCTGCCCCACGACAGAGCCACGTGCACCCGCGCGGCACCTCCCTGCCCACGGAGCCCTTCTCGCTGCCCGCTGTCGGCACCCAGCGGCGATCATGCTTCCCCACCATCCAGGCCACGGCTGGCAGGGAAACCGAGGCACAGGGTGGGTGAAGGCGCTGGAGGGAGGCCACAGAGGACAAATGCCTCCCAGGCCTCCTCCGCTCATCAGCAGCCTCCCACCCAAGAGGGAGCAGGCAGGACCCGAAGGGATCTCGGCCCAGCTCCACGAGCCACGACCTGCACGTTACCACCTGCCTCTCCCACGGGTGGACCCAGCCCCAAGCCAGGGGCCCTGGAGAGCCGTCAGAGCTGCCCCACGGGCAGGAGAACTGCCATACACCAGCGCCTGCTCTGCAGACGGCACTCCCAGGTCTCTGCTCTGTCTAGGGGCACCAGGAGACAGGGGCATGTTGCACCCCATGGCCGACAGCCCCAGGAGCTGAGGTGCTGCGAGCTGCAGGCAGAGTGGGCACAACTGGCAGCACGCCCACTAACGCCTGGCCCACCCCGAAGGAAATCCCCTCAGCATCCCCCCAAGCCCCTGCCTTGCCCAGGGAGGACTAGGGACTAGCTCAGTGATTGCTCCAACCCCAGCTGGCTCACCAGCTCCCCACCACGGGAAAGCCACCGGACAGGGCCTCATAGGAGAAAAGAAGCCGCAGAGCCCTGCACGTCCGCGTGGAGCCAGCTCTCCTACTGTGCCCGGACACGGGCCGCTGCGTGCGcatgctcctgcagctcccctgCCCTGCGACTATCCCGGAAGATGCCCTACGGGACGCGATAGCCCAGCAGCCCAGCTACCCTGAGCCCCCCGACGAGACTGGCCCTGCTAACCACACACCCGCCAGCCCATGTACGCCCCAGTGACCTGCGGCCAAAGCAATCCGGGAAGCCCACGCATCCATCCTGCATGCTCCCAGCACCGTGGCCTGCCAGGCTAGTAAAGCAGTCACCTCTCTGTGGGAGCAACACAGGTCCGTGGACCCTCTTCTTCATGAGCTTGATGGCTGACCATGCTCACCCTCTTCAAAAGGCCCCCAGCAGGGCACACCGCAATAGGAGAGATGGGGACCCAGGCCTGAGCCTGGTGCACGGTCCCAGCTCCGGTCCTCAGCATTGCAACAGTAATGGAGCAGGGTAGGTTTGGCAGTGAAATAACTTGGCTACACCATGCCCTAGGAAATGCCACCAGGGGA includes these proteins:
- the BCAR1 gene encoding breast cancer anti-estrogen resistance protein 1 isoform X1, which translates into the protein MNYLNVLAKALYDNVAESPDELSFRKGDIMTVLERNTQGLDGWWLCSLHGRQGIVPGNRLKILVGMYDKKQQQQQQASGPGQGQAPPQPQPPAPQTALPYHHQGGYTALSPASQYTPMHPAYPPQGDNVYLMPVPSKGQQGHYSGSAPTGQFPPAPAKQSSTYPKQTPSHAFPSPGQEIYQVPPSLSQVADTYPVGSASPPQDIYQVPPSVSLAQEIYQVPPSLDMRSRDGHKTQGKVLVPTRVGQVYIYDSPKGEQDEYDFPRHLLSSGSQEIYDVPPVRGGLTSQFSQEVYDTPPMAVKGPNGQDPGQEIYDVPPSVEKSLHQTVYDIPPSVSKDVPDGPVREETYDVPPAFAKQKAFDPSRHPLILTQQEPYLPEDVYDVPPVAGKGVPEPSLSHEIYDVPPSLKKLGGSAFSSQEVYDVPRDLHAPGKGSVDTEGEYIYDVPPQVDREAKATDTKRLSASSTGSTRSNISTSSLDVVPVKEPAKGAGKEFSLDLDAAMEMLAKLQHGVSGAVSYLMSFISTNWRSPEHMEANAASIHTAAEGVQTALRDLLEFARGAVGNAAQASDRSLYTKLSKQLQKMEEVYQALARHSQALDSCHWAPNALVSGKAGTDDLELFIMYSRGVPDDTKQLASFLHGNASLLFKRTKQASEGNSHGPAHPSDKASSIQSRPLPSPPKLLAQESPDGPYENNESGWMEDYDYVHLQGKEEFEKTQKELLEKGNIIRQSKDQLEHQQLKQFERLEQEVTRPIDNDLSNWSPPQHYGSARGGGALCPADRQLLLFYLEQCEANLTTLTNAVDAFFTAVSTNQPPKIFVAHSKFVILSAHKLVFIGDTLSRQAKAQDVRHKVTHYSNLLCEMLKEIVVTTKAAALHYPSPAASKDMVERVKDLANSTQQFRMVLGQLAAM
- the BCAR1 gene encoding breast cancer anti-estrogen resistance protein 1 isoform X2, which codes for MTVLERNTQGLDGWWLCSLHGRQGIVPGNRLKILVGMYDKKQQQQQQASGPGQGQAPPQPQPPAPQTALPYHHQGGYTALSPASQYTPMHPAYPPQGDNVYLMPVPSKGQQGHYSGSAPTGQFPPAPAKQSSTYPKQTPSHAFPSPGQEIYQVPPSLSQVADTYPVGSASPPQDIYQVPPSVSLAQEIYQVPPSLDMRSRDGHKTQGKVLVPTRVGQVYIYDSPKGEQDEYDFPRHLLSSGSQEIYDVPPVRGGLTSQFSQEVYDTPPMAVKGPNGQDPGQEIYDVPPSVEKSLHQTVYDIPPSVSKDVPDGPVREETYDVPPAFAKQKAFDPSRHPLILTQQEPYLPEDVYDVPPVAGKGVPEPSLSHEIYDVPPSLKKLGGSAFSSQEVYDVPRDLHAPGKGSVDTEGEYIYDVPPQVDREAKATDTKRLSASSTGSTRSNISTSSLDVVPVKEPAKGAGKEFSLDLDAAMEMLAKLQHGVSGAVSYLMSFISTNWRSPEHMEANAASIHTAAEGVQTALRDLLEFARGAVGNAAQASDRSLYTKLSKQLQKMEEVYQALARHSQALDSCHWAPNALVSGKAGTDDLELFIMYSRGVPDDTKQLASFLHGNASLLFKRTKQASEGNSHGPAHPSDKASSIQSRPLPSPPKLLAQESPDGPYENNESGWMEDYDYVHLQGKEEFEKTQKELLEKGNIIRQSKDQLEHQQLKQFERLEQEVTRPIDNDLSNWSPPQHYGSARGGGALCPADRQLLLFYLEQCEANLTTLTNAVDAFFTAVSTNQPPKIFVAHSKFVILSAHKLVFIGDTLSRQAKAQDVRHKVTHYSNLLCEMLKEIVVTTKAAALHYPSPAASKDMVERVKDLANSTQQFRMVLGQLAAM